From Agarivorans sp. Alg241-V36, one genomic window encodes:
- a CDS encoding putative quinol monooxygenase, protein MSKKIYCIAMFKPKAGKQNELFKVLQALEPNTLREDGCIQYTVTRQIDNPFAQGTGYPIAFQEIWADKASFEAHCQRKEISEFFQTHCVAETGLVEDSNVCVYSDEAEDFDAPVFG, encoded by the coding sequence ATGTCTAAAAAAATCTACTGCATCGCCATGTTTAAGCCTAAAGCGGGTAAACAAAACGAGCTATTTAAAGTACTACAAGCGCTAGAGCCAAATACCTTACGTGAAGATGGCTGTATTCAATACACCGTAACTCGCCAAATTGATAATCCTTTTGCACAAGGCACCGGTTACCCCATCGCATTTCAAGAGATTTGGGCCGATAAAGCAAGCTTTGAAGCGCACTGTCAACGCAAAGAAATTAGCGAGTTCTTTCAAACCCACTGTGTTGCAGAAACAGGCTTAGTAGAAGATTCAAATGTTTGCGTTTATAGCGACGAAGCAGAAGACTTCGACGCGCCAGTATTTGGCTAG